The Hydrogenobacter thermophilus TK-6 genome window below encodes:
- a CDS encoding NuoB/complex I 20 kDa subunit family protein encodes MAVLNSNGFVITTVDELLRWGRRNALWPVTIGLACCAIEMMHTAASRFDLDRLGVIFRASPRQADVLIVAGTVVNKVAPMLKLIWEQMPDPKWCITMGGCASAGGPFPTYATLQGMDRIIPVDVYIPGCPPHPQGLIYGILQLQKKIKEKGINKYDKAFGEFREDLKRQGLFVPQEVEV; translated from the coding sequence ATGGCTGTTTTGAATTCTAATGGTTTTGTGATAACTACTGTGGATGAGCTTCTAAGGTGGGGTCGCAGGAATGCTCTGTGGCCTGTTACCATAGGGCTTGCATGTTGCGCCATAGAGATGATGCACACGGCAGCTTCAAGGTTTGACCTGGATAGACTTGGTGTTATATTCAGGGCTTCCCCTCGGCAGGCGGATGTGCTGATAGTTGCAGGTACGGTAGTCAACAAGGTAGCTCCCATGTTAAAGCTCATATGGGAACAGATGCCAGACCCCAAGTGGTGCATAACTATGGGAGGATGCGCATCAGCAGGTGGACCATTTCCCACCTACGCCACATTGCAAGGTATGGACAGGATAATACCGGTTGATGTGTACATTCCTGGGTGTCCGCCACACCCTCAGGGGCTCATATACGGCATACTTCAACTTCAAAAGAAGATAAAGGAGAAGGGAATTAACAAGTACGACAAAGCCTTTGGAGAGTTTAGAGAGGATTTAAAGAGGCAGGGACTCTTTGTACCTCAGGAAGTTGAGGTCTGA
- the nuoD gene encoding NADH dehydrogenase (quinone) subunit D yields the protein MPWMNVATRERLKFNFKELKVEADQKSVRLEIPKDRLLDFLRHLKEREGYKHFIDFTCIDFPEHPHRFQGVYILYNPDENERVIVKSWAEGGTLPSLEKLWACARWAEREAYDMFGVVFEGHENLRRMFMWEGYPHFPLRKDFPLGGIPEVELPSLTELLEGRTEPPSHDYEVMHTKVATLEDLERTEKSRLRKKAQLVLNWGPLHPGTHGTIWFLFDLDGEKVLQSDVILGQLHRGMEKIAENIYYFQFLPYTDRMDYISAICNELSYVTAVEKLLGVEVPEKARYIRTMFAELQRINSHLLWLGTGALDLGALTVFLYAFREREKIMDIIEGNAGFRLTTAFLRIGGVHYDLAEGTLDVVKAFIKDFPNRLKEYHQLLTRNRIWLRRTKDIGVITKEDVFNYGLTGPVARGSGIAYDIRKLEPYAAYDEVDFDIPVGEVGDVYDRYLVRMEEMVQSLRIIEQCVAKLEKMPKSAPYINKDHPAVMPPKEDVFMALEDMVKSFRIVVHGENAPPGELYSSGENPRGELGFYIYSKGGSRPYRLRIRSGALYNLSIFPKLIEGGTIADAIALLGSIDPVVGETDR from the coding sequence ATGCCTTGGATGAATGTAGCCACAAGGGAGAGGCTAAAGTTTAATTTTAAGGAGTTAAAAGTTGAGGCTGATCAAAAGAGCGTAAGACTGGAAATTCCCAAGGACAGACTCCTGGATTTTCTCAGGCACCTCAAAGAGAGAGAGGGTTATAAGCACTTTATAGATTTTACCTGTATAGACTTTCCGGAGCATCCCCACAGATTTCAGGGTGTTTACATACTTTACAATCCTGATGAAAATGAGAGAGTCATAGTAAAGAGCTGGGCTGAAGGTGGGACTTTGCCATCCCTTGAAAAACTTTGGGCTTGTGCCAGATGGGCTGAAAGGGAAGCTTACGATATGTTTGGTGTTGTATTTGAAGGTCACGAGAACCTCAGGCGCATGTTCATGTGGGAGGGATATCCCCACTTTCCCCTCAGAAAGGACTTCCCTTTGGGAGGCATACCCGAGGTAGAACTTCCATCTCTTACGGAGCTTTTGGAGGGAAGGACAGAGCCACCCAGCCACGACTACGAGGTTATGCACACAAAGGTTGCCACTTTGGAAGACCTTGAAAGGACTGAAAAGTCAAGGCTCAGGAAGAAGGCTCAGCTGGTTCTCAACTGGGGACCTCTTCATCCCGGCACACATGGGACCATATGGTTTCTCTTTGACCTTGACGGTGAAAAAGTCCTTCAATCCGATGTGATACTCGGACAGCTTCACAGAGGTATGGAAAAGATAGCCGAGAACATATACTACTTTCAGTTTCTTCCCTATACTGACAGAATGGATTACATATCAGCCATATGCAACGAACTCTCCTATGTTACAGCCGTGGAAAAGCTCTTAGGCGTGGAGGTGCCCGAAAAGGCAAGGTACATAAGGACTATGTTTGCCGAACTCCAGAGGATAAACTCCCACCTTCTCTGGCTTGGTACCGGTGCGCTGGACCTGGGCGCTCTTACAGTCTTTCTCTATGCCTTCAGAGAGAGAGAAAAAATAATGGATATAATAGAAGGCAACGCCGGTTTTAGGCTTACCACTGCCTTTTTGAGGATCGGCGGTGTGCATTACGACCTTGCGGAAGGCACCCTAGATGTGGTGAAAGCTTTCATAAAAGACTTCCCCAACAGACTAAAAGAGTATCACCAGCTTCTGACAAGAAACCGTATATGGCTCAGAAGGACAAAGGATATAGGAGTTATAACAAAGGAGGATGTTTTCAATTATGGGCTTACGGGACCTGTTGCAAGAGGTTCAGGTATAGCCTACGACATAAGGAAGTTGGAGCCTTACGCCGCCTACGACGAGGTGGATTTTGATATCCCCGTTGGAGAGGTGGGAGATGTTTATGATAGGTATTTGGTGCGCATGGAAGAGATGGTGCAGAGCCTGAGGATAATAGAGCAATGCGTAGCCAAGCTAGAAAAAATGCCCAAATCCGCACCTTACATTAACAAAGACCACCCTGCGGTTATGCCTCCAAAAGAGGATGTGTTTATGGCTCTGGAGGATATGGTAAAGTCTTTCCGCATTGTGGTGCATGGTGAGAATGCACCACCAGGAGAGCTATACTCCAGCGGTGAAAATCCAAGAGGTGAGCTCGGTTTTTACATATACTCAAAGGGAGGTTCAAGACCTTACAGGCTAAGGATAAGATCCGGTGCCTTATACAACTTATCCATATTCCCAAAGCTCATAGAGGGTGGCACAATAGCAGACGCCATAGCTCTCCTGGGAAGCATAGACCCTGTGGTGGGAGAGACAGACAGGTAA
- a CDS encoding DUF465 domain-containing protein produces the protein MTREEVVEKLLKEDKEFKHYYEKHQELDKLVDRLEKHRPMTHELELQIEKLKKEKLYYKDLMEKKIQEHLKLSK, from the coding sequence ATGACAAGAGAGGAGGTCGTAGAAAAACTCCTTAAGGAAGACAAAGAGTTTAAACACTACTATGAAAAACACCAGGAGCTTGATAAACTCGTGGATAGGCTTGAAAAGCACAGACCCATGACACATGAGCTTGAACTTCAGATAGAGAAGTTAAAAAAGGAAAAGCTTTACTACAAGGACCTTATGGAAAAGAAGATACAGGAACATCTAAAGCTATCCAAGTAA
- a CDS encoding 7-cyano-7-deazaguanine synthase yields the protein MSAYKIAVLFSGGVESTTLLYMYLQRKEIVYPVYIKMGESWERLELENALRLWQYTKSRYASLRPLRVINLQVSGAIRKSPYQVSEIFIPLRNMSLITACALYALSKKVRRLAIGSLGLYPFPDNSKSYIKELERLISEGSGTAFSIEMPFFGLEKGKIVKEFYGKVPYHLTLSCAMPKKVGKKILHCGKCIKCKERQEALLG from the coding sequence GTGAGTGCATATAAAATCGCAGTGCTTTTTAGTGGGGGTGTTGAAAGCACAACCCTCCTTTACATGTACCTTCAGAGGAAAGAAATAGTTTATCCTGTTTACATAAAAATGGGTGAAAGCTGGGAAAGGCTAGAGCTTGAAAACGCTTTGAGACTTTGGCAGTACACCAAAAGCAGGTATGCGTCTTTAAGACCGCTGAGGGTTATAAATCTTCAAGTGAGCGGTGCAATAAGAAAGTCTCCTTACCAAGTTTCTGAGATCTTTATTCCCCTACGAAATATGAGCCTTATAACCGCATGCGCCCTTTACGCACTCTCCAAGAAAGTCAGAAGATTAGCCATAGGAAGCCTTGGACTCTATCCCTTCCCCGACAATAGCAAGAGCTACATAAAGGAGTTAGAAAGGCTCATAAGCGAAGGCTCTGGGACTGCATTTTCTATTGAAATGCCCTTCTTTGGACTTGAGAAGGGCAAGATAGTAAAAGAGTTTTATGGAAAAGTCCCATATCACCTTACTCTCTCTTGCGCCATGCCCAAAAAGGTGGGAAAGAAGATACTGCACTGCGGGAAGTGTATCAAGTGTAAAGAGAGGCAAGAGGCTTTACTTGGATAG
- a CDS encoding SDR family oxidoreductase has translation MKRILITGVRRIGFYIARHLIQSGQKVAFVYHTSKQVALELEKMGGIALRADLSKFESYSKVVEETLSYLGGIDALIHTASPYFSTPLKTLSREDLYAHFTPNAEAFLMLCKLLYPHMLNNPEPVKGRMVAFGDWATNTTPYRDYSAYFVSKGALHTAVKVLAKELAPHVLVNAIALGPTLKPDEFSQEKWKEYINKTPLKREVSMQDVLMLTEFLLNVESMTGEIINLDSGRHISGECI, from the coding sequence ATGAAAAGGATCCTCATAACAGGCGTAAGAAGAATAGGCTTTTACATAGCAAGGCATCTTATCCAAAGTGGCCAAAAGGTGGCCTTTGTGTATCACACATCTAAGCAGGTGGCTTTGGAGCTTGAGAAGATGGGAGGTATAGCCCTTCGCGCAGACCTTTCAAAGTTTGAGAGTTATTCAAAGGTTGTGGAAGAAACGCTTAGCTACTTGGGTGGGATAGATGCGCTCATACACACTGCAAGCCCTTACTTTTCAACACCCCTTAAAACTTTAAGTAGAGAGGACCTTTATGCACACTTTACGCCAAATGCAGAAGCTTTTTTGATGCTCTGCAAACTCCTATACCCTCATATGCTTAACAATCCTGAGCCGGTAAAAGGTAGAATGGTTGCCTTTGGTGATTGGGCTACCAATACCACGCCTTATAGAGACTACTCTGCTTACTTTGTATCAAAGGGTGCTTTGCACACTGCGGTAAAAGTGCTGGCAAAGGAGCTCGCACCTCATGTGCTTGTAAACGCCATAGCTTTGGGACCTACATTAAAACCCGACGAGTTTTCCCAGGAGAAATGGAAGGAATACATAAACAAAACTCCCCTTAAAAGGGAGGTGTCTATGCAGGATGTTCTTATGCTTACTGAGTTTTTACTGAATGTGGAGAGCATGACGGGTGAGATCATAAACTTAGACAGCGGGAGGCATATATCAGGTGAGTGCATATAA
- the thrC gene encoding threonine synthase, whose amino-acid sequence MTKVKGLVCRECGKEYPVEPIHVCEFCFGPLEVVYDYQEIKKKLSKEKIENGPKSLWRYIDLLPVEYPSVGLNAGFTPLKKAENLGRLLGLENLYIKDDSVNHPTLSFKDRVVSVALSKAKEFGFDTVACASTGNLANSVAAHAAQAGFNCFVFIPANLESQKIFGSLVFKPTVVAVEGNYDDVNRLCSEIANELNWAFVNINIRPFYAEGSKTLAFEVVEQLGWRAPDAVVAPAASGSLITKIWKGLKELYMVGLLDSLKTRVYGAQAEGCSPIAQAWKEGRDFVKPVKPNTIAKSIAIGNPADGIYALQVTKESSGIWETATDEEIIEGIKLLAETEGIFTETAGGTTIAVLKKLAEKGYFSPKEIVVAYITGNGYKTMEVLEGHLPESIRIKPTLADFKEKILVKTL is encoded by the coding sequence ATGACAAAGGTGAAGGGTCTTGTTTGCAGAGAGTGCGGAAAGGAGTATCCCGTTGAGCCCATACATGTATGTGAGTTCTGCTTTGGACCCCTTGAGGTAGTTTACGACTATCAGGAGATAAAGAAGAAGCTTAGTAAAGAGAAGATAGAAAATGGACCCAAGAGCCTTTGGAGGTATATAGACCTTTTGCCCGTTGAGTATCCAAGCGTTGGTTTAAACGCTGGCTTTACACCACTCAAAAAAGCCGAGAATCTGGGAAGGCTTCTGGGACTTGAAAACCTCTACATCAAAGACGACTCTGTAAACCATCCCACTTTATCCTTCAAAGATAGAGTGGTTTCTGTTGCGCTATCTAAAGCAAAGGAGTTTGGCTTTGATACGGTGGCGTGCGCTTCTACCGGGAACCTTGCCAATTCTGTGGCTGCGCATGCGGCGCAGGCTGGCTTTAACTGTTTTGTCTTTATTCCTGCAAACCTTGAATCGCAGAAGATCTTTGGAAGTCTTGTCTTTAAACCTACAGTGGTGGCTGTGGAAGGCAACTACGATGATGTAAACAGGCTGTGTTCGGAGATAGCCAACGAGCTAAACTGGGCTTTTGTCAACATAAACATAAGACCCTTCTATGCTGAAGGTTCAAAAACCCTTGCCTTTGAAGTGGTAGAGCAGTTAGGATGGAGAGCGCCAGATGCGGTTGTGGCTCCTGCAGCATCTGGGTCTTTGATAACCAAAATATGGAAAGGTCTCAAGGAACTCTATATGGTAGGTCTTTTGGATAGCTTAAAGACGAGAGTGTATGGAGCGCAGGCTGAAGGTTGCTCTCCAATAGCTCAGGCTTGGAAGGAAGGCAGGGACTTTGTAAAACCCGTAAAACCCAATACAATAGCCAAATCAATAGCTATTGGTAATCCCGCGGATGGCATCTACGCACTTCAGGTGACAAAAGAGAGCTCTGGCATATGGGAAACAGCAACGGATGAGGAGATCATAGAAGGTATAAAGCTTCTGGCAGAGACAGAAGGCATATTCACAGAGACCGCCGGTGGAACTACCATTGCAGTCCTCAAAAAACTCGCAGAGAAAGGTTACTTCTCACCAAAAGAGATAGTGGTGGCATACATCACAGGTAACGGCTACAAGACCATGGAGGTGCTTGAGGGACACCTTCCAGAAAGCATTAGAATAAAGCCCACTCTTGCAGACTTTAAGGAGAAGATACTTGTGAAGACATTATGA
- a CDS encoding TlpA family protein disulfide reductase produces the protein MKRLILLFLILLSCSAKDTLPDITVKDIDGKSVNLGSYKNQKLVLYIWSRTCAGHTKDLKKLGHLVKMYPNYKIVSYAVAMEAGDVVESYRQLGIAPNFLTLIDTAVKFNDYFPITFLPSTYVFDKGGKLIASYAGLPDKL, from the coding sequence ATGAAAAGACTGATCCTTCTTTTCCTTATATTGCTTTCCTGCTCTGCAAAAGACACTCTTCCCGACATAACGGTAAAAGACATTGACGGTAAAAGTGTGAACCTTGGCAGTTATAAAAACCAGAAGTTGGTGCTTTACATCTGGAGCAGAACCTGCGCAGGACACACGAAAGACTTAAAAAAGCTCGGACATCTGGTAAAGATGTATCCTAACTATAAGATAGTGTCTTACGCTGTAGCTATGGAGGCAGGTGATGTGGTGGAAAGCTACCGGCAGCTTGGTATAGCTCCCAACTTTCTCACCCTTATAGATACAGCGGTAAAGTTCAACGATTACTTCCCCATAACCTTTCTTCCTTCCACTTATGTTTTTGACAAGGGCGGAAAGCTAATAGCCTCCTACGCAGGACTTCCCGACAAACTTTAA
- a CDS encoding 5-(carboxyamino)imidazole ribonucleotide synthase has protein sequence MRIGILGGGQLGWMTVLEGRKLGFEFFVLDSDPKAPACRVADAVFTPEQVEVFAKNCHVVTCEFEHIEESLIEAVSHLLVPSHHILKLKRSRIEEKSFYRKMGYPTAHFSFAKAKDLLHELKEFRLPAIVKSEKLGYDGKGQYKIEHTSQIEEVLKNHSPQENFLIEEFVDFLFEFSLIGVRNKRGQVRVYPITVNYHDGGILLYNYTKNIQIKEAEDIITSLMSDLNLVGLLAVEFFFCKDGKVLINEMAPRPHNTGHYTLDGCYTSQFENLLRAIADLPLGSTKLKLPSGMVNLLGISLEDMDMEGILSMEGAKLYWYGKEKRERRKMGHINVVGETQEQVAEKIKSILELLHQRI, from the coding sequence ATGAGGATAGGCATACTGGGAGGTGGTCAGTTAGGATGGATGACCGTATTGGAGGGAAGAAAGTTAGGCTTTGAGTTTTTTGTCCTTGATAGTGATCCAAAAGCACCTGCCTGCAGAGTGGCAGATGCTGTCTTTACACCAGAGCAGGTGGAGGTTTTTGCAAAAAACTGCCATGTGGTCACATGCGAATTTGAACACATAGAAGAGTCCCTCATAGAGGCAGTATCTCATCTTTTAGTCCCCTCACACCATATACTTAAGCTCAAAAGGAGTCGCATAGAGGAGAAGAGTTTTTACAGAAAAATGGGGTATCCTACAGCCCATTTTAGCTTTGCAAAGGCTAAAGATTTACTTCATGAGCTAAAAGAGTTTAGGCTTCCAGCTATAGTAAAATCTGAGAAACTTGGTTATGACGGAAAGGGGCAATACAAAATAGAGCATACTTCACAGATAGAGGAGGTGCTAAAAAACCATTCTCCCCAAGAGAACTTTCTCATAGAAGAGTTTGTAGACTTCCTCTTTGAATTCTCACTGATAGGCGTAAGAAACAAAAGAGGCCAAGTAAGAGTTTATCCTATCACGGTAAACTACCACGATGGTGGCATACTTTTATACAACTACACCAAAAACATACAGATAAAAGAGGCAGAAGACATAATTACATCTCTCATGTCTGACCTAAACCTTGTAGGTCTTTTAGCTGTTGAGTTCTTTTTCTGCAAGGATGGTAAAGTACTGATAAACGAGATGGCTCCAAGACCTCACAATACTGGTCATTACACGCTGGATGGATGCTACACATCCCAGTTTGAGAATCTTCTCAGAGCCATAGCGGACCTCCCATTGGGTTCCACAAAGCTAAAGCTACCTTCCGGTATGGTAAATCTGCTGGGTATATCTCTTGAAGACATGGACATGGAAGGCATCCTCTCCATGGAGGGAGCTAAACTATACTGGTATGGCAAGGAGAAGAGAGAAAGAAGAAAGATGGGTCATATAAATGTGGTGGGAGAAACGCAAGAGCAAGTGGCAGAAAAGATAAAAAGCATCCTTGAACTTCTGCACCAGAGAATATAA